A stretch of Oreochromis aureus strain Israel breed Guangdong linkage group 11, ZZ_aureus, whole genome shotgun sequence DNA encodes these proteins:
- the proser3 gene encoding proline and serine-rich protein 3: MSHRSPPKVAMNSSGPVFTKQNPFPAAPKVRTAHYHPSSKQPLSKKKKKTTLSPVRLNQRSRTKLHNLNRESQQLSKKHDRFSSIDGQPVLKESQASTVVGFSPDRNTASSDMDEPKQSGKMGKSSVSQVQGGQEDSVLAKYVERFRHGRPQSREERHQVASASGEEQAPFWWMSHSSLSSSTPTKTTDEDVIQLLKEDQDPALYDPSAQRDRNRSLSPYRGSNSLLSDTSQGEFDDREILHLQEKASRLLLRGECSVSDGSVPVSSEGLGCSDFSYPISIDEPVKQPLIPSLFKNTTAKASSDSAHGVSFQKSVMPSLVPPTRPEEDILFQWRLRRKMEQARERPLSVQASSPRAFSWQATRLSYPSISEQAYKEQQGTQPPQFSQRDTHSHITAAQPETTEAQRFCPPAPGPSLFPTINVSGSVPQPQSIAHVPSHMHFLCDVLPCPIQSSHAKVHQSISQRLDESQTKVLHKKTQVPESLGELTLCERMSLTPPTPSEREWPDHQKMSEKNKKKKTGTKQSEVNGKEEAALARQQKKSARNSLHQKLPKKVTSCKEQQQPERRQELPSESCAGDHEPPPSPIHNALGQVVSEVLFPTVDSSSPKRIPVSSDSPSSTVAAPSPSPIPPSNALNSMEVISQLLQEAEDSDEKEFGDDPLLQVLRKQRKWVKEQISEVDSILNEFVEEQQVT, from the exons ATGTCTCATCGGTCACCTCCAAAGGTTGCTATGAATTCCAG TGGACCTGTGTTCACAAAGCAGAATCCCTTCCCAGCAGCACCCAAAGTGAGGACGGCACACTACCACCCATCCAGCAAACAACCCctctcaaagaaaaagaaaaaaact ACACTAAGTCCTGTACGTTTAAACCAGCGATCCAGAACAAAGTTACATAATCTAAACCGAGAGAGCCAGCAGCTGTCTAAGAAGCATGACCGTTTTTCCTCCATTGATGGACAACCTGTTCTTAAAGAGTCCCAGGCCTCCACTGTCGTTGGATTCTCTCCTGATAGAAATACTGCCTCATCTGACATGGACGAACCCAAACAGTCTGGAAAAATGGGGAAATCCAGTGTTTCCCAAGTTCAAGGAGGCCAGGAGGATTCTGTGCTGGCAAA ATACGTAGAGCGTTTTCGCCATGGTCGCCCACAGAGTCGAGAGGAGCGCCATCAGGTGGCTTCTGCCAGTGGAGAAGAGCAGGCTCCTTTTTGGTGGATGTCACATTCATCACTCAGCAGTTCAACACCAACTAAAACAACAGACGAAG ATGTTATCCAACTTCTGAAAGAGGACCAGGATCCTGCTCTTTATGATCCATCTGCACAGCGTGACCGTAACAGATCCCTTTCTCCCTACAGAGGATCCAATAGT CTTTTGTCCGACACATCCCAGGGTGAATTTGATGACAGGGAGATCCTGCACCTTCAAGAAAAGGCCAGCAGACTTCTTCTGAGGGG tGAATGTTCTGTGAGTGATGGATCTGTCCCTGTCAGCTCAGAGGGGCTGGGATGCTCAGATTTCTCCTATCCCATCAGTATAGATGAGCCAGTGAAGCAACCTTTGATTCCCAGTTTATTCAAAAATACTACTG CAAAGGCCAGCTCAGACTCAGCTCATGGTGTGTCCTTCCAAAAATCTGTCATGCCTTCTTTGGTGCCTCCTACCCGTCCAGAGGAAGACATATTGTTCCAGTGGCGTTTAAGGAGGAAAATGGAGCAAGCCAGAGAGAGGCCCCTGTCTGTGCAAGCCTCCAGTCCTCGTGCATTTAGTTGGCAGGCAACGAGGTTAAGCTATCCCTCCATTAGTGAACAAGCTTACAAG GAACAGCAGGGTACCCAACCTCCTCAATTCTCACAAAGAGATACTCATTCACACATCACTGCTGCCCAGCCAGAAACCACAGAGGCCCAGAGGTTCTGTCCCCCAGCTCCAGGTCCTTCGCTATTCCCCACCATCAATGTTTCTGGTTCAGTCCCTCAGCCGCAGAGCATTGCCCACGTTCCTTCCCACATGCATTTTCTCTGTGACGTCTTGCCATGTCCCATCCAGTCATCTCATGCCAAAGTGCACCAGAGCATTTCACAAAGGTTAGACGAGTCACAAACCAAAGTTCTTCACAAAAAGACCCAAGTCCCTGAAAGCCTTGGAGAATTAACTCTTTGTGAACGCATGTCACTCACTCCACCCACGCCATCTGAGAGAGAGTGGCCTGATCACCAAAAAATGTCTgagaagaacaagaaaaagaaaacggGGACGAAGCAATCAGAGGTAAATGGGAAGGAGGAAGCAGCGCTCGCCAGACAGCAAAAGAAATCAGCAAG GAATTCATTACATCAAAAGCTTCCCAAAAAGGTCACATCATGTAAAGAGCAGCAGCAACCAGAGAGAAGACAGGAGCTTCCCAGTGAAAGCTGTGCTGGTGATCACGAACCACCACCATCCCCTATCCACAATGCATTAGGACAG GTAGTTTCAGAGGTACTGTTTCCTACGGTGGATTCCTCTTCTCCGAAAAGGATTCCTGTTTCATCTGATTCTCCTTCCTCCACCGTCGCTGCACCTTCACCATCGCCAATTCCTCCAAGCAATGCACTGAACTCTATGGAAGTCATTTCACAGCTTCTCCAAGAGGCCGAAG ATTCGGATGAAAAAGAGTTTGGAGATGATCCTTTGCTACAAGTTCTTCGCAAACAGAGAAAATGGGTGAAGGAGCAGATCAG tGAGGTGGACTCCATCTTAAATGAATTCGTGGAAGAGCAACAAGTTACTTGA